The Phyllopteryx taeniolatus isolate TA_2022b chromosome 2, UOR_Ptae_1.2, whole genome shotgun sequence nucleotide sequence AACTGACTAAAATAATGGCATAAGTCcttgtttgacaaaaaaaagattacatttttgcCTAAATCATCATCTCATAATGCTGCCCTCCTCTGATAAAATTGCCTACATCTTCAGCGGAACAATATATAAAACACCTTCCATTTGTCCATAGGTCAGCAGGTAAGAGGTGCCATGACCAACACGATGCTCAGTCAGACTCAGCTGGCCTCCATCTGGTGAGATCATACGACTGTGCTTATATGCATACTTTCCTGAGATTACTCTTTTACTGTATGTCAATGCAAGAAGCCTACTAATTAGGGCTGTGCAATACTGTATATCGTTTGAGCATCTACATCGCAATGTATGAGTGCGCAGTAGTATTGATATGCAGTGAGtcaactgtaataataataataagtgaccagcagagggacctggttggacatgctaataaaaTTAGCACAGATGTTATGGTAAATTATGACccatcaaacaacacacacagagaagccCAGATTGTTATAtacttgtgtttttgtatgataactattaatgaggacacATAAAACAATTACATGCCTGCCACAGTATCTCTATTCAGAATGTGACGAACTTATGCATGTTGCAACAGATTACCCTTGGGGAGACAGGGGTAGAGCCACAGCCTTATTTAAGCGCCAAACTTCAGaggtaaatgtgttttgcttaaactaaggcactcaaatatagaaatactaatgcatatTTCAAAACTGatgtaaaataacagattgattaaaaacaaatgaatggtgtTAGAAATCGGCTAATGACTCAACAGTATAACTGGtcatgaaattattttaacttcatcTGGCTGAACTATTGCTCAATACTATAGTCCATTTAAATGCAGTTAGATGTCATACAAATGACTCTGTACTTTTGTGCTCTACTGACCTTAGTTTTTCTTGAGAGGGAACAAgaaatgtctgctggttttttCACATGTAACATCGCAATATATAACAGGGATAAAGaaaatcgcaatgtcatttttttcccccaaatatcgtgcagccctactgcTAATCAAGTTGTTCCCACTCACATGGGGTGCTTTTATCATACCCGCCCTACTTTGTGTGTTTCAGCATTTTTAGTTTATGTGGAACAGATTTTATGGTCATCTTAAGTCTAGTAACCAGTGTTAGCTAGCAACAGTAAAACAACCGAGAGGAAACAGTGCGGTTATTTAGCGGTCAGCTTAATTCCTGTCAATAATTCCCAGTGTTGGCCACGTTGGTTCCCAATATAATGCATTATATATTTCTAgttattgtaattttaaaataattaatgacCTTTCTTTCAGAAATGTATTAAACTACTTTTACTTTTCAGTTATAGTATTATTGCGTTGATGGCGTTTATATAATAAGTAAGTGAAGTGAAAGAATACATGTAGACTGAAAATTAAgtagtaaaatgaaaatatatacactaccagtcaaaggtttggacacacTTGTTCTATTGTATGACAAACTGTGTCCAAACATTTGACTGGTGGTATATGTGTTtattgtacgtgtgtgtactttacgcatgtactgtatttgtgtgtatgtgtagcCTAttcagtgccgtgaaaaagtattttttgcccttctcaaattcttattttttggttaGTTTTGccaatttaatgtttaagatcatcaaacaaatgtaaatatcagataaaAATAAcaccaagtaaacataaaatgcagtgatttcatttattaacaaggggaaaaaatattcaaagctacatGGCCCTGTATGGAAAAAGTACTTGCCTCCTAAAcgtaataactggttgggccaccctcatcagcaacaactgaaatcaagcgttttctagaactggcaaggagtctttcacatctctgtggagatccTTTGGTCcgttcttccttgcagaatagTTTTAATTCGGCAACAATAAAGAATTTTTGCTAATGAAGGACATTTTTAACGTCATACCACaccatttcaatcggattcaagtccagactttgactaggccactccaaaacctattatttataatttaaccCTTCTACAGGAATTTGGCTGATGTGGACAAGGATGGCAAGCTCTCGGCCGAGGAGTTCATCCTGGCCATGCATCTGGTGGATGCAGCCAAGAGTGGACAACCGCTGCCGCGAACCCTGCCAACTGACCTCGTGCCACCCACACATGGGTAAGTGCCGCCCTGTGCTCATAAAATAAGACAAACGAATGAGCACACGACTACATCAAAATGTGAGGTTATTTGGTATCTGAAATATATCATCTTTACTCCCAGGGGTACTGTGAATGGATCCAGTGCGTCTCACTATGCAGCTCTCAATGATCATTTTGATATTGAACCCCCGCAGAAAGCAAGAAGCAACAGttagttctatttttttcttacatttcgTCTTTAGAATTTTAATGGCACTGCCGTCATTCTTAAATCTCCTAAATTTCGcaatttgaaattatttgagTTAAGTGCTTACAGGACACTAATAACAGTTGCATTAAAGTTGTGTATCTGTCACTTCACTTTTAGTATCATTTGAAGACAAATACAAAGCCAACATGGAGCGCGGTAATGCAGAGCTTGAGAAGAGACGACTGGCACTGCTAGAAGCGGAAAAGAAGGAGCAGGAGAGGCAAGCTCAAAAAGCACGGGAGGAGCAAGAGTGGAGGGAGAAGGAAGCTCGCGAAGCGGAGGAGAGGAGGCGCAAAGAGGAAGAGAGGCGGCTAGAGCGCCAAAGAGAGTTGGAGAGGCAACGAGAAGAAGAGCGTCAGAGAGAAATCGAGAGAAAAGAGGTAAGACTGTTTCAGCTCTCTAAATAAGCCCTTTACATATCAAGAGTGGTTTGTAGCAAATGTTTTGCACAGGCATGCTTACTGTTAGTGCTCTATAATGTGTGGCTTAACCACAGGCTGCACAGCGTGAACTTGAGAGACAAAGGAAGGAGGAATGGGAAAGGAGGAAAAGAGGAGAACTCCAAATAAAGAGGCAGCGGGAGCAGGATGACCTCATACAGCTCAAAGCTAAGAAGAGGAGTCTGGAGATGGAGTTGGAGGCTGTGGTTAGTGGTCAAGAGTTACTACAGAGGGTCAATTGCAAAAGTATTGCCAACCTTGGTGGAGGTGTCAGCTCATTCTCTGTGTCTTAACACTGAAGGGTAACAAACAGCGTCATATTTCTGACCGTTTGCGTGACATCCAAAACAAGAAGAGGCTTCCCAAGACTGAGCTGGACCTGATTAATCAGAGGAAAGATGCACGCCAGCAGGACATCAAAAACCTTCAGAAACAGATTGAGGTTAGTGTCTATTTATTTCAAACTGTTTGCAATTACCATTTTCTTCAGTGAGTGCATCAAAACTCTTCTTTGCATTCATTCTTTGTCAGGAGTTCCAGAGGAGGTTGTACCAATTGACTCCAGAACAGAAGAGGCTGACGGAGACTCTCCAAAGCATGGCTGTGACTAACCTGTCTGGTTAGTGTTGGTGGAGCACTCCTTTGCACACCGCATAGTTATACAATTAAACTATTTTTGcagtattattttattcaaaattattGTGTCAAACTGACACAATCAATGTCAAATGCACAACAAAAGTGAACACAGCTTTGAATCCAATGGCATGAAGTCACAATCGTAAAAAAATTAAgttcattaaaatgtttgtttacctATGTAATTTGCCTCATGCCAATATTCTAAGCAGATTCTATACTATTTAGGTGTTGCCgtgttagtttaaaaaaaaaaaaaaaagaagctacaTCAGTCACTTCTTAAATAAAATACCAACTCATTGTATGGTCTCATCGTATATTGTCAGTGTCCACAGTCTCCAACCTGAAGCTCAGTGTTACGCAGAAGCGGGGGACATGTACCAAACTGAAAGATCAGCTGGAGGCCCTTGCGAAAGAAACTGCTGCCAAACTGGAAGAGCTGGACCGGTATAACAAAAGCATCCAGGTAGAATACAGCAATTTGACATGGTATCAGTTAACACTCTCAATCACAGCCACTCTATGAGGCTGGGGGCATTTATTTACTGAACTACACATGAGCAGATGGAGTTAGATTATGGGAAGAGTTGTGGGCACGACTATTAGGGAGGAGACCCTTATTTGTACAACTGCGTTTTTAgaggaattttttatttttttttgtctcccaaCAGTTAATTAACGTTAATTACTTATGAAGaaattagggcggcacggtggatgactggttagagcgtctgcctcacagttctgaggagtggggttcaatccccggccccgcctgtgtggagtttgcatgttctccctgtgcctgcgtgggttttctccgggtactccggtttcctcccacatcccaaaaacatgcatgaattgaagactctaaattgcccgtaggtgtgaatgtgagtgcgaatggttgtttgttcgtatgtgccgtgcgattggctggcaaccagttcagggtgtaccccgcctcctgcccgatgatagctgggggaACGGTTATGTCATGTAGAGATTTTGCTTATGATGTTCTCACACGTTTTTGTGACCAACTTCCTCTTTTTTAACCTTCTGTTGTTGTATCTTTTGCTATCTTCACACATTTCTTCTGCTCCTCCTGTCACACTTCCTCGTAACTTTGCAGCATGTGGATGATAGCGATGCTTTGGTTCGGGCGGTAGTCTCACTGCTGGCCTGCCTCCGTAACCTCTTCTACCTGCTGAAGGTTTTCATTCTCCTTGTCGTTCAAAACTTTGAATATCTTTTATTGGCTGGTATCGTTGGCGatcccctccttttttttttagctttgacTTCCTCCCCTCTTCTAACACTCGTGTTTGTGTACGCTTTGCTTAGGCCCTAACTCAATTGTTAGTCGAGTCACCTTCTTTTTTCATGTACGTAAGGAACTGAGGGAGAGCCAGCAAAAACAGCAGGCAGCACTTGAGAACCTGCGAAGCGTCAAAGAGGACAAAAGGCAAGAGCTGATTCGGAGGAAGCAGGAGCATGAGGAGATGAGGAAACGGGAAGAAGAGAGGAGGAGGCAGGAGGGGGAAGCGCAAAGGTCTTTGACACTGTTACACAAGTCAAATGGAATTGCCATCAAAGCAGTTGTGCGATTCTCACATTAGTGTTTTCATCTGTTTCACAGGCTTGTCAAGCTAGAAAAGGAACGTCAGTGGAAGGAGAAATTGAGGAGGGATGAGGAGGAGCATCAGAGGAGGCTTCAGGAGGCACAAGAGGCCAAACaaagggaggaggaagagaaagaaAGGCAGGCTCTTATCCAGGCAGCGAAGTTGGAGGCCGAAAGAGAGCTCAGGGCAAAGGAAGAGGCAGAACGGAACctcagagaggaagaggagaggaggaaaagggaggaggaggaacgaAAGAGGCAAGCAGAGAGAAGGAGGCAggaggaagagaggaaaaagctggaggaggagaggaggcaGTTGGAGGCTGAGAGGAGGAAGCTCGAGGAGGATAAAAGGATGGAGGAAAGGAGGaggaaagaagaggaggagcgaCTGAAGCGGGAGGAAGAGAGGAGGAGGCTGGAGGAAGAGTGTCAAAGGAAGCGGGAGCAGGAGGCAGGGGAGAGGAGGAGGCTCGAAGAAGAGCGCAGACTGGAGATGGAGCAGGTGGAAGAGGAGCGGCGGAGACAGAGGGCAGCCCAGGCAGCCCTCCGAGACTCTGAGGACAGGAGGaggttggaggaggaggagagaaagagggaagaggagaggagaaagaggGAGGAAGAGAGGCGGAAGCTTCAGCAGCAAGGAGAGGAGGATAAATGGAGACgtgaggaggaaagaaaaagagcAGAGGAGGATAGAAAGAGAAAGgtggaagaagaagagaagaagagaaagGAGCATCAGTCAAGTGGAGGAGGCAAGATTGACATTCAAGATAAACTGAACGCTCTGCTTAGAGGACTGGAAGAGAGGAAAGGTAAGAAAACACTATGCCATCAATATGATATAATTTGATGTTGTATGATAATGAAAAGGAGCTTCTTGTTTAATTCGAATTCCTAATGTGCAGGCCGGCAACCCAGGGCCACGCAACCCAGGAAGTCTGTCTCTCTCACGCCCTTCAAGGCACTTTATCCGTTCACTGCACGAAACCACGAAGAGCTCACCTTTAACGCAGGTGAAATCATCGAGGTACGATTGCCGTATGCTTCACAAGGGCTGCCCGCTAAAACCAACTAAAGCAATGATGATCTTTCCACAAAGGCTTACTATATAGGataactactgtatatactgtacacattttattttattattcagtcTTTTTGAAATTGAATTAAACCCCCTCCTTTTCACTTCCAAACTTTCTGTCCTCTGTCAGGTGGATTTGACAGTGGAGCCAGAGGAGGGTTGGTTGTATGGGAGCAGGCAGGGTCAAATGGGTTGGTTCCCGGAGAGCTACGTGGAGAGAGTGGGTCCGTTGGATTCAACGGCTCCTGCACCTCCTCCAAAATTGCCCATCCAGTCGCAACTCTCCAATGCCCTTGATGCGGCAAAGGTAGCAGGGACTAAATCTGCCTTCACCCCAACACACTCTCCAAATCCCGCCCACTCTGACACACCAGGCCAGGTGAGACtttttggggtaattttgggCCAATTTCCATCAAGCAGTTGGTACGGTATACATTTTTGGGTGTCTTATGTTGAAAGTTGTAACAGGACTGGAATGGCAACAAGGTATCATAACAAAGCATGTGTTGTAATAAACAGACACATGccgtgagaaaaaaacaaacagtaccATTGTCCTTGGTTTACTGTCTTACATAATAATCTTTGTTGAATTCATTGCACTGCTCTATTATCACATTATCGACATAGCTGACATCTGTTGCCAGGAGAAACTGAAATGCTTACCATTTCAAAGCACACCATGTCAAGCAAAACTGAACTTAACCACTTTGAAGACATAGCTTTTCATTTCAGTGTCTAAACTTACCCTAGAAACTTCATTTGTCTTTTATCAGCAGGTGGTAGGGAACCTGCTTGCCCAGGCCCTGTGCTCCTGGACTGCAAAAACAGACAACCATCTGAACTTCAATAAGGACGATGTAATTCAGGTGCTGGAACAGCAGGAGAACTGGTGGTTGGGAGACCTGAATGGAGAACAAGGCTGGTTCCCCATGTCCTACGTCACACTTCTGGGTGAAGAGGACAGTTCAGAGTACGTattcaaacacacaacaaaaggaACAGTAGTCCTGCTTTCTAAAATAGTAAAGTGATTTTTCTGAAAGCCTCAGTAGCAAACAAGTCATACAATTAAATCACTGTTTGGGCTGACATAAAATTGACCCTACTCTGTATAATTTTCAGCCATTCACTGAGCTGCAAACCTTGTTAAGCACTGTTAAGGAGTTGGTATAGGACTTCTGAGGGTATTTTTAGTCTatttctgtgtttgtttacagcatGAAGCGTTCCACATCCAATGCTGTAGAGACAAGCGACAACCAGCAATTTGAAGGTGAAATCATCTGCCCTAACTCTTAAATATATATGGGCTTGATTCAGTGAGGATGTAGCTTTTATTTGATGTACTACAGCCACAGCATAATAGTGACAATCAAAACTcagctttattttaaaaacaaatgatattGTCCTAGCAGCaatattaacacacacacacacacacacacacacatactttaaTTActaatagggaaaaaaaacaagaaattaaaAACCAATGCTGTAGAAAGAGTACCATTGAggatgaattaaaacaattggaAATCTAATCTTAATCTAAGCTTTCCATCACTTTTGCTCTAGAGTATACGGCGTTATACACCTATGAGTCATCAGAGCCTTCAGATCTGACTTTCAGAGAGGGAGATGTAATCTTGGTAACCAAGAAAGATAGAGAGTGGTGGAACGGCACCATTGGTGACTGCTCAGGTGCCTTTCCCGGCACCTATGTCAAACCTAAGGAGGCAGATGTAAGTATTTTTTAGCACCACTCTAGTTCCTGAcacataaattgtttttttaaaacattttatttgtgtttcccAGATGGGCACATCTGCGAAGAAGCCAGGTCCTTATCTTAAATCGTACTCTGATTTTACGCTCTCCATGTCATAACATTACACATcctgtttcctttgtttttttttaccctaaaGTTTGCTCATGTATTTTTACAGAGATTGGCAAGGTGACCAGAGCCCATTTCTCCTCTGTACCCGGGCATCTGAACTTGGAGAATGGCCAACTCGTCGTCATCCTCTGCAGAAACGTCTCTGGTTGGTGGCTTGGTGAGCTGCAGGTCAGTAGAGCGTAACTCTTCCCACCAATTGACCATAGTAAGCTACATATGAACAGTAGATGTCACCAAATGATTCTATAAGTATCCTCAGCGTTTTTGATTTGAAGCTGGCACTATGTgaagtttttaaatgtgttttgacaACAGGCCCGTGGTAAAAAGCGTCAGAAGGGCTGGTTTCCATCCTCATATGTCCAGATATTGGGGTCTAATAGTGGCAAATCCACACCAGCAGTCCAGTCAGGTAAAACGGACAAACTTTCACAGCTAAATAATGCAGTGTTTTACACGTACAGTGGCAATGTAACCAAAATTAGTGTGCATGTCGGAACATGCTGTAGTCACTCACTAACCTCTTCGACACAGTTGTAAAGTcacataataaatatttgtatgaaaaacacttaatGACCTTAGATAtgaaacaattaaatgaaaaacagtactgCGGTAACTGGCCGTACCTTCATGCCgacgtatttttatttttgttttctgtaacAAGATCCCATGGGAAAAAATAGCATATAGCACATATATAAGCATATAAAATCCTGGTTAATATGTAGCAATAATGATGTCGCGCGCACCCAATAAATTCACAACAcattggtgaaggtaataatgTTGGGTTCATTGACATTGTCTCTTGTCTAGGAGTGTGCCAGGTGATCGCTATATACGACTACACAGCCGCTAACAAGGACGAGCTGAGCTTTTCAGCGAACCAGCTAATCAACGTCTTCAACAAGAATGaccccgactggtggaaggGTGAGGTCAATGGGGTCACTGGCTTGTTCCCCACCAATTACGTTAAGATGACCACAGGAGACGGTGACCCCAGTCACCAGTGTAAGTAATGCACTTTCACATGACTGTACCCTTGATTTGGGATcatagtagttgtagtagtagtagtacataACAGGGAACCTTTCCCTCCATGAAAGCGTGTTTCTCAAGTGTCTTGTGGGAGCTGTTTTATCACTGATGCACTTTGCATGCAATCTTCTTCTTGGTTTATGCTCTTTTGCACAGCACACAAACCAATATATTTGTAAAAGATAATTATACATTACTAGATCCCAATTATTAAAAATAGAGCCAAGTAAATATAATAACAACCAGGATATTTTAGACttaacagtggaacctctgaaatCTAACGCAATCTGTTTCAGGAAACTGTGCAACATTCGATTTGTTCAAATTTAGAATAACATTTTACACGTGGAAATTAATTGTTACTTGGAGTAATCCATTCCAGGCTCCAACTATTGACATCATAAATGGATATTGTAGTAAGTTTAGAGCATTAATTGTTTACACTCGAACGTAACATTAATGATGAGGGACTAATGTGGATTGCTGTTTCAAATTAAGACTAATTCTAGCCGTGTTCCTTTCTTCTATCAATGTTATGCATCACTTTTACTGAGCATCCAGGACACACACGTAGGCCCCAATTCTGGATTATAAAACCCCAGTTGGGTtggactttagaggttccactataccacaggtttcagaaaaaaaacattaaaataatccCTTACAGTCCAACCGTGGGGAAACTCACATTGATGACACAGCGTCAGGATCAACTTGGGGTTCATTATCTTCCTCAAGGATACTTCGACAAGTCTGGGGGGAGCCAGAATCTTCATGATGCTATATGGTCACTCCTCCCCTTCAACTATGCCACCCAGCAACACATGAgttaaggttgttttttttcaccacatcAGCGCATGTAGGAAATGTTAAACGTCAAAACCTGATCTGCTTGCTAGCTTTTAATCTATTGTTTTCGTCCCATACTCTTCCTCTGTTGCTTCTTGCCTGACTATCTCACCTTCTCCTCTTTCCTCTTCCCCACTTGTTGCCCTCCCACCCATTCACCCTCTTGTCTCTTTCTAGGGTGATAGAACGGGCTGCACTCCTCTCCTTTTCCTGACTTCAGAGAGAGACCCACTATTATTGCACACTACTCGATGAAGTAGTGTTTGGGTCTGGACCGTCCCACCCAATCTACTGACTACTCTCACTTAAGTCATGTTTTGGAGGCCTCTATTAGCTCTGAGAGACTTTTTATGACTCCGATGCAATAAGCCTTTGTGCCTTTTTTCTTATGAatatgcagagagagagagagagagacggatAGTGGGTCTCTCTGTTTTGCTCTTTTGTCCCTCATGTATCCCCCCCCAACTTCTTCCTTCATGCTCTgctcttttcttctcccttTCGGGGAGTCCAAGCTTTATCTCACAGATATGTCTCCAGATATGTTATCAAAACTTTTACCACCTTTGCATCAAATTTGTTAGTGCCTTCAGATTATCCTCAGTGAAAGTGGAAGCATAACATTTGCCTACAACACTacattattgatttttattaaCAGCATGCAAGCTTGAGGGAAAACCTGTGTCTAGTGCGCCGCCATGCTCTGCTAATGCAAGAAAGGGGACTTTTTTtgcttagtttttatttttttaatgatctggCTCAATGTACCGCAAGCTCTCCTCAGATTTAAAGCTTAAAGAAAACAGGGTAAAACGCATGATGTATATTTTCTTTGGGTTCTGCCTTAAAACATTAAAGATTTGTTGAATTTCACACTTAAGTGTTAGTGTTATTATTCCTATATATACTTCGGGTGTGTAAATGCATGCGTGTGGGTGCATGCGtgcatatttttgtgtctgtgtatgtgtgtgtttgtgtgtattagCAAAAGGATTAAGATGGAATAAATTTTAGCTAAATAACCTTCTTTCGCAGTAACCCACAAATAAATCGACTAAATTAATAACATTTACCCAGTCGATGGTTCTTGTCAATGTAACATGTTTTCTATATATTTTCCCTGTTCTGAAGCCCTCAATTTCTCACAGAGGATTTTTGTCAATATCAAAGTTAATGTAAAATGATTGTTGCCCATCTAAACTTctcttaatgtttttattttctctacATCTGTTTAAAccaaatcaatatttttacatGAACATGCCACCATGACCTAAAGAAAAAATCCCTCTCACTGTTTTggtacaaacatttattttgcgcACAGAAACATTTATAATCTGCCACCGGCAACAAGAAGATAATAGCCGGAAGGTGAGAGAGACATAAATGGCAGTGTTGAATAGACTGACTGGGATTTATACGAAGACGGagaacaaggaaaaaaagtttttttttttaatacatttacgAGATACATACATCAGGTGATGACTTTAGAGAACAGATTTAAGTTTTTAAACCTCTGGTATGAggaagactgtgtgtgtgtggttaggGAAGGAGAAAGAAGAACAGTGAGTTTGGGCTGTCCACGAATGTTAAATCATGCATCCAGTAAGTATACACGCTGTTTTCCCATTATTcccaacagagatgtgaaaaCTTGAAACTTAACTAGGATACTTTTTTGCCTAAATGCCCATGAGGAGGCAGTGTATATGCATTGTCAAATTGCTGCTGTAGTTCAAGTCGAAGTGCTCAGTTTTAGTGGATTGgcattttgtttaattgtttttgcaTCCAAAATACCccgtcttgtgtgtgttttatgtgtgcTGTAGGGTGTGCAGATCTGAC carries:
- the itsn2b gene encoding intersectin-2b isoform X2, with translation MNGGANVWAVTPEERVKHDQTFDTLGPSMGYVSGEQARKFFLQSGLPASVLAQIWALADMNKDGKMDRLEFSIAMKLVKLQLQGRPLPSVLPVIMKQPPVPVASLTYGMMPHMSLMSGTDLSMFTPISMATSGHASLPPMTGPNLGLLQPMAAGTLATGLPPSTSSYGSPLASSATFPSSSMTSQMAAGLGNWAVPHASRLKYRQQFNILDKHMTGYLTGQQVRGAMTNTMLSQTQLASIWNLADVDKDGKLSAEEFILAMHLVDAAKSGQPLPRTLPTDLVPPTHGGTVNGSSASHYAALNDHFDIEPPQKARSNISFEDKYKANMERGNAELEKRRLALLEAEKKEQERQAQKAREEQEWREKEAREAEERRRKEEERRLERQRELERQREEERQREIERKEAAQRELERQRKEEWERRKRGELQIKRQREQDDLIQLKAKKRSLEMELEAVGNKQRHISDRLRDIQNKKRLPKTELDLINQRKDARQQDIKNLQKQIEEFQRRLYQLTPEQKRLTETLQSMAVTNLSVSTVSNLKLSVTQKRGTCTKLKDQLEALAKETAAKLEELDRYNKSIQELRESQQKQQAALENLRSVKEDKRQELIRRKQEHEEMRKREEERRRQEGEAQRLVKLEKERQWKEKLRRDEEEHQRRLQEAQEAKQREEEEKERQALIQAAKLEAERELRAKEEAERNLREEEERRKREEEERKRQAERRRQEEERKKLEEERRQLEAERRKLEEDKRMEERRRKEEEERLKREEERRRLEEECQRKREQEAGERRRLEEERRLEMEQVEEERRRQRAAQAALRDSEDRRRLEEEERKREEERRKREEERRKLQQQGEEDKWRREEERKRAEEDRKRKVEEEEKKRKEHQSSGGGKIDIQDKLNALLRGLEERKGRQPRATQPRKSVSLTPFKALYPFTARNHEELTFNAGEIIEVDLTVEPEEGWLYGSRQGQMGWFPESYVERVGPLDSTAPAPPPKLPIQSQLSNALDAAKVAGTKSAFTPTHSPNPAHSDTPGQVVGNLLAQALCSWTAKTDNHLNFNKDDVIQVLEQQENWWLGDLNGEQGWFPMSYVTLLGEEDSSDMKRSTSNAVETSDNQQFEEYTALYTYESSEPSDLTFREGDVILVTKKDREWWNGTIGDCSGAFPGTYVKPKEADMGTSAKKPEIGKVTRAHFSSVPGHLNLENGQLVVILCRNVSGWWLGELQARGKKRQKGWFPSSYVQILGSNSGKSTPAVQSGVCQVIAIYDYTAANKDELSFSANQLINVFNKNDPDWWKGEVNGVTGLFPTNYVKMTTGDGDPSHQWCADLTSLDSLSPLEKKRQGYIHELLQTEERYLEDLQTVLEVFHKPMSESGRLNDAEMNLIFANWRELIDCNAKLFRALSARKKSGGENMPVQMVGDILAAELSHMQPYIHFCSCQIKGAALLQTRTDNEPDFKVFLKKIGTDYRCKGMPLSSFLLKPMQRITRYPLHIKSILEGTAEGHADRGPLKEALERAEELCQQVNEGVRDKENSDRLEWIQNHVQCDGAAENIVFNSITNCLGPRKLLHSGKIFKAKSNKELWAFLFNDFLLLTHSGKQFTSSGIDKLFSTKNNAQLKMYKLPVLLNEVLVKLPDPSSDDPVFHISHIDTVYILRTENINERTAWVQKIKAASEEYLEMEKKKRDKAYHFRSIKGTGIGRLLVTILEASELKAVRSNGKMNPYCEVTVGAQIFTSRTLNDTVYPKWNFNCQFQIKDVYQDVLSITICERDLFAPDEFLGRTEVPVATIKKELENKGAVTRRLLLHEVPTGEVWVRLDLQLFNSK
- the itsn2b gene encoding intersectin-2b isoform X4, yielding MMPHMSLMSGTDLSMFTPISMATSGHASLPPMTGPNLGLLQPMAAGTLATGLPPSTSSYGSPLASSATFPSSSMTSQMAAGLGNWAVPHASRLKYRQQFNILDKHMTGYLTGQQVRGAMTNTMLSQTQLASIWNLADVDKDGKLSAEEFILAMHLVDAAKSGQPLPRTLPTDLVPPTHGGTVNGSSASHYAALNDHFDIEPPQKARSNISFEDKYKANMERGNAELEKRRLALLEAEKKEQERQAQKAREEQEWREKEAREAEERRRKEEERRLERQRELERQREEERQREIERKEAAQRELERQRKEEWERRKRGELQIKRQREQDDLIQLKAKKRSLEMELEAVGNKQRHISDRLRDIQNKKRLPKTELDLINQRKDARQQDIKNLQKQIEEFQRRLYQLTPEQKRLTETLQSMAVTNLSVSTVSNLKLSVTQKRGTCTKLKDQLEALAKETAAKLEELDRYNKSIQELRESQQKQQAALENLRSVKEDKRQELIRRKQEHEEMRKREEERRRQEGEAQRLVKLEKERQWKEKLRRDEEEHQRRLQEAQEAKQREEEEKERQALIQAAKLEAERELRAKEEAERNLREEEERRKREEEERKRQAERRRQEEERKKLEEERRQLEAERRKLEEDKRMEERRRKEEEERLKREEERRRLEEECQRKREQEAGERRRLEEERRLEMEQVEEERRRQRAAQAALRDSEDRRRLEEEERKREEERRKREEERRKLQQQGEEDKWRREEERKRAEEDRKRKVEEEEKKRKEHQSSGGGKIDIQDKLNALLRGLEERKGRQPRATQPRKSVSLTPFKALYPFTARNHEELTFNAGEIIEVDLTVEPEEGWLYGSRQGQMGWFPESYVERVGPLDSTAPAPPPKLPIQSQLSNALDAAKVAGTKSAFTPTHSPNPAHSDTPGQQVVGNLLAQALCSWTAKTDNHLNFNKDDVIQVLEQQENWWLGDLNGEQGWFPMSYVTLLGEEDSSDMKRSTSNAVETSDNQQFEEYTALYTYESSEPSDLTFREGDVILVTKKDREWWNGTIGDCSGAFPGTYVKPKEADMGTSAKKPEIGKVTRAHFSSVPGHLNLENGQLVVILCRNVSGWWLGELQARGKKRQKGWFPSSYVQILGSNSGKSTPAVQSGVCQVIAIYDYTAANKDELSFSANQLINVFNKNDPDWWKGEVNGVTGLFPTNYVKMTTGDGDPSHQWCADLTSLDSLSPLEKKRQGYIHELLQTEERYLEDLQTVLEVFHKPMSESGRLNDAEMNLIFANWRELIDCNAKLFRALSARKKSGGENMPVQMVGDILAAELSHMQPYIHFCSCQIKGAALLQTRTDNEPDFKVFLKKIGTDYRCKGMPLSSFLLKPMQRITRYPLHIKSILEGTAEGHADRGPLKEALERAEELCQQVNEGVRDKENSDRLEWIQNHVQCDGAAENIVFNSITNCLGPRKLLHSGKIFKAKSNKELWAFLFNDFLLLTHSGKQFTSSGIDKLFSTKNNAQLKMYKLPVLLNEVLVKLPDPSSDDPVFHISHIDTVYILRTENINERTAWVQKIKAASEEYLEMEKKKRDKAYHFRSIKGTGIGRLLVTILEASELKAVRSNGKMNPYCEVTVGAQIFTSRTLNDTVYPKWNFNCQFQIKDVYQDVLSITICERDLFAPDEFLGRTEVPVATIKKELENKGAVTRRLLLHEVPTGEVWVRLDLQLFNSK